One window of the Parasphingopyxis algicola genome contains the following:
- a CDS encoding enoyl-CoA hydratase, producing MALVDIERGDGYAVLTLNRPDAMNALSAALRAELAQTVRTMEADPDIRVLILTGAGERAFSAGLDLEELGSGASSVGDAVEVEDPVTALGQFSGPVIGAINGVAITGGFELALACDVLIASENARFADTHARVGVMPGWGLSQKLSRLIGISRAKELSLTGNFIGAEQAERWGLVNRVVAADELLPEARRLAEDLLSVEPDMLTGYLKLIDDGFAMAFADGLDLERERAADNAGISAEEIEARRAAVQARGRGQSG from the coding sequence ATGGCACTTGTCGATATCGAGCGCGGCGACGGCTATGCCGTCCTGACCTTGAACCGTCCCGACGCGATGAACGCGCTGTCCGCAGCGCTGCGCGCCGAACTGGCGCAAACGGTCCGCACGATGGAGGCCGACCCCGACATACGCGTGCTGATCCTGACCGGCGCCGGCGAGCGGGCGTTCAGCGCCGGCCTCGATCTCGAGGAGCTGGGATCGGGTGCGTCGAGCGTTGGCGATGCGGTCGAGGTCGAGGATCCGGTCACCGCGCTCGGCCAGTTCAGCGGGCCGGTGATCGGCGCGATCAACGGGGTTGCGATCACCGGCGGATTCGAACTGGCGCTCGCCTGCGATGTGTTGATCGCAAGCGAGAATGCACGCTTCGCCGATACCCATGCGCGGGTCGGCGTGATGCCCGGCTGGGGGCTCAGCCAGAAGCTGAGCCGGCTGATCGGCATCTCGCGGGCCAAGGAACTGTCGTTGACCGGTAATTTCATCGGTGCCGAGCAGGCCGAACGCTGGGGGCTCGTCAATCGCGTCGTCGCCGCGGACGAGCTTCTTCCCGAGGCGCGGCGGCTGGCCGAGGATCTGCTGTCGGTCGAACCCGATATGCTGACCGGCTATCTCAAGCTGATCGACGACGGTTTTGCGATGGCCTTCGCCGACGGTCTCGATCTCGAGCGCGAACGGGCGGCGGACAATGCAGGCATCTCGGCCGAGGAAATCGAGGCGCGCCGGGCAGCCGTGCAGGCGCGGGGCCGGGGCCAGTCGGGTTGA
- a CDS encoding long-chain-fatty-acid--CoA ligase — MVEIPDIWRQDFRHPGTWDKSFAPLTVSQMFADSAAAHPDAYLADFMGRKYSYADVRLGVNRVARGLQKLGVKKGDRIGLFLPNVPHYLAAYYGAMKMGATVVNFSPLYTVDELTHQVEDSGTKLLFTLSAKALLPTALEVLDESSLEKLVVGTVVEALPLAKSLLFRVFKGGESVDIPKRRDVVPFSELVDNKGDCGRVPIDPRRDIALIQYTGGTTGTPKGAMLTHQNITANARQIQALDPEPEAEDRIMGVLPFFHVFANATVLNRTVLRGGEIVMLPRWNAAQALKAIERTKATALPGVPTMYTALLDHPQTAKTDFSSLRVCISGGAPLPAETKSKFEALTGAKLVEGYGLTESSGVVSCNPYHGENKTGSIGQPAPATIVRLVDKEDPNQPAPEGEPGEIVIAGPQIMYGYWNRPDADDQILHDGFLRTGDVGTIDEEGYIFIVDRLKDMIAVSGFKVFPSQLEEILYRHPAVKEALVIGVPDAYTGEKPKAFVTLEQGGDVTDEDLANWLNPQLGKHEQVQAVIVREELPKTMIGKLDRKALRAEESEG; from the coding sequence ATGGTCGAGATTCCTGACATTTGGCGCCAAGATTTCCGCCATCCGGGCACCTGGGACAAGAGCTTCGCTCCGCTCACCGTGTCGCAGATGTTCGCCGACAGCGCAGCGGCACACCCTGACGCCTATCTCGCCGACTTCATGGGCCGGAAATACAGCTATGCCGATGTCCGGCTCGGCGTGAACCGTGTCGCGCGCGGCCTCCAGAAGCTCGGGGTCAAAAAGGGCGACCGGATCGGGCTCTTCCTGCCCAACGTGCCGCACTATCTCGCCGCCTATTATGGCGCGATGAAGATGGGCGCGACGGTCGTCAATTTCTCGCCGCTCTACACGGTCGACGAGCTGACGCATCAGGTCGAGGATTCGGGCACGAAATTGCTGTTTACCCTCTCGGCCAAGGCGCTGCTGCCGACGGCGCTCGAGGTGCTCGACGAATCCTCGCTCGAAAAACTCGTCGTCGGCACCGTCGTCGAGGCGCTGCCGCTGGCGAAATCGCTGCTGTTCCGGGTGTTCAAGGGCGGCGAATCGGTCGACATCCCCAAGCGCCGCGATGTCGTCCCGTTCAGTGAGCTGGTCGACAACAAGGGCGATTGCGGGCGCGTGCCGATCGATCCGCGCAGGGATATCGCGCTGATCCAGTACACCGGCGGCACGACGGGCACGCCCAAGGGCGCGATGCTCACCCACCAGAACATCACCGCCAATGCGCGCCAGATCCAGGCGCTCGATCCGGAGCCGGAGGCCGAAGACCGGATCATGGGCGTGCTGCCCTTCTTCCACGTCTTCGCCAATGCGACGGTGCTCAACCGCACGGTGCTGCGCGGCGGCGAGATCGTCATGCTGCCGCGCTGGAACGCGGCGCAGGCGCTGAAGGCGATCGAGCGCACCAAGGCGACGGCGCTGCCCGGCGTCCCCACCATGTACACCGCACTGCTCGACCATCCGCAGACCGCGAAGACCGATTTCAGCTCGCTTCGCGTCTGTATCTCGGGCGGCGCGCCGCTGCCGGCCGAAACCAAGTCCAAGTTCGAGGCATTGACCGGTGCGAAGCTGGTCGAGGGCTACGGGCTTACCGAGAGTTCGGGCGTCGTCTCCTGCAATCCCTATCACGGCGAGAACAAGACGGGGTCGATCGGCCAGCCCGCCCCGGCGACGATCGTCCGGCTCGTCGACAAGGAAGATCCGAACCAGCCCGCGCCGGAAGGCGAACCGGGCGAAATCGTGATCGCGGGGCCGCAGATCATGTACGGCTATTGGAACCGGCCCGATGCCGACGACCAGATCCTGCATGACGGATTCCTGCGTACCGGCGATGTCGGAACGATCGACGAAGAAGGCTATATCTTCATCGTCGACCGGCTGAAGGACATGATTGCCGTATCCGGCTTCAAGGTGTTTCCGAGCCAGCTCGAGGAAATCCTCTACAGGCATCCGGCCGTGAAGGAGGCGCTCGTGATCGGCGTTCCCGATGCCTATACCGGCGAGAAGCCGAAGGCGTTCGTGACGCTGGAACAGGGCGGCGACGTGACGGACGAGGACCTGGCGAACTGGCTGAACCCGCAGCTCGGCAAGCATGAACAGGTGCAGGCGGTGATTGTTCGCGAGGAACTGCCCAAGACGATGATCGGCAAGCTCGACCGCAAGGCGTTGCGCGCCGAAGAGAGCGAAGGCTAG
- a CDS encoding NADH:flavin oxidoreductase/NADH oxidase family protein: protein MSAPELAEPLTLPCGATLPNRIAKAAMTEGLATIDGKPTEELERLYGIWSDGGAGMLLSGNIQVDRDHLERPGNVIIHGEPDTELATRLASWAAAATRSGNHFWAQLSHGGRQTQAIVNPHPKAPSAVKLGLPGGQFGEPVALTVDEIHDIRDQFAIAAKAAQDAGFTGVQIHGAHGYLLSSFLSPRANQREDDYGGSLENRARFLLETVSAVRDAVGQDFPVSVKLNSADFQRGGFQFEDSLQVAQWLGDAGIDLLEISGGNYEQPKLLGIEGMEAEQKQNVAPSTARREAYFVDFALAMQDKVSVPLMVTGGFRSRAAMDYALDSGAADVIGIGRPFCHTPDAARQMLNGSEKLPTPEDELALIPNWLGFLKRLQMLKAIDGFATQYWFYSQLYALGRTGNTAPERSVFAAFREVEATHKRLMARRG from the coding sequence ATGAGCGCGCCGGAACTGGCCGAGCCGCTCACCCTTCCCTGCGGCGCGACATTGCCGAACCGGATCGCCAAGGCGGCGATGACCGAGGGGCTGGCGACGATCGACGGCAAGCCGACCGAAGAACTCGAACGGTTGTACGGGATCTGGTCGGACGGCGGCGCCGGAATGCTGCTTTCCGGCAATATCCAGGTCGACCGCGATCATCTCGAGCGGCCGGGCAACGTCATCATCCATGGCGAGCCCGATACCGAACTCGCGACCCGGCTCGCGAGCTGGGCGGCCGCCGCGACGCGGAGCGGAAATCATTTCTGGGCCCAGCTCAGCCATGGCGGCCGGCAGACCCAGGCGATCGTCAATCCGCACCCCAAGGCGCCCTCGGCCGTGAAACTGGGCCTGCCGGGCGGCCAGTTCGGCGAACCCGTCGCGCTGACAGTGGACGAGATCCACGACATCCGTGACCAGTTCGCAATCGCGGCGAAAGCCGCGCAGGACGCCGGATTTACCGGAGTGCAGATCCACGGCGCGCACGGTTATCTGCTGTCTTCCTTCCTTTCGCCGCGCGCCAATCAGCGCGAGGACGACTATGGCGGATCGCTCGAAAACCGGGCGCGCTTCCTGCTCGAGACCGTCTCCGCCGTGCGCGACGCGGTCGGCCAAGATTTCCCGGTGTCGGTGAAGCTCAACAGCGCCGACTTCCAGCGCGGCGGTTTCCAGTTCGAGGATTCGCTGCAGGTCGCCCAATGGCTCGGCGATGCCGGCATCGACCTGCTCGAAATCTCGGGCGGCAATTACGAACAGCCCAAGCTCCTCGGTATCGAGGGAATGGAGGCCGAGCAGAAACAGAATGTCGCTCCATCAACCGCGCGCCGCGAAGCCTATTTCGTCGATTTCGCGCTCGCCATGCAGGACAAGGTGTCGGTGCCGTTGATGGTGACCGGCGGGTTCCGCAGCCGCGCGGCGATGGATTACGCGCTCGACAGCGGCGCGGCGGACGTGATCGGCATCGGCCGGCCCTTCTGTCATACCCCCGATGCGGCAAGACAGATGCTGAACGGCTCGGAAAAGCTGCCGACACCCGAGGATGAGCTGGCGCTGATCCCGAACTGGCTCGGCTTTCTCAAGCGGCTGCAGATGCTCAAGGCGATCGACGGTTTTGCAACCCAATACTGGTTCTACAGCCAGCTCTACGCGCTGGGCCGCACCGGGAACACGGCGCCCGAACGGTCGGTATTCGCGGCGTTCCGCGAGGTCGAAGCAACGCACAAGCGGCTGATGGCGCGGCGCGGCTGA
- a CDS encoding exodeoxyribonuclease VII small subunit, with protein MTDESATDIAELSFEAALEELEAIVRKLEAGEAPLDESIELYARGDKLRAQCEARLKAAKARIDKLQLDADGKPAGVEPLDPA; from the coding sequence ATGACAGACGAAAGCGCCACCGATATCGCCGAACTCTCCTTCGAAGCTGCGCTGGAGGAGCTGGAGGCGATCGTCCGCAAGCTCGAGGCCGGCGAAGCGCCGCTCGATGAATCGATCGAGCTGTACGCGCGCGGCGACAAGCTCAGGGCGCAATGCGAAGCGCGGCTCAAGGCGGCCAAGGCCCGGATCGACAAGCTCCAGCTCGATGCGGACGGCAAACCGGCCGGCGTCGAACCGCTCGATCCCGCCTAG
- the tgt gene encoding tRNA guanosine(34) transglycosylase Tgt, giving the protein MSDPRFAFSISATDGSARTGEIRMRRGEIRTPAFMPVGTAATVKAMKPADVRAAGADIILGNTYHLMLRPGAERIAKLGGLHKFMGWDRPILTDSGGYQVMSLSELTKVSEEGVAFASHIDGSRHMLSPERSMEVQTLLGSDIVMAFDQLVKTTDTPDAQAEAMERSMRWAKRSRDAFDAMDNPGALFGIQQGGLDEALRRASADALIDIGFDGYAVGGLAVGEGQAAMFGCLDFAPAQFPEDRPRYLMGVGKPDDLVGAVARGIDMFDCVLPTRSGRTGQAFTADGPINIRNARFGEDTGPLDPDCACPVCGQWSRAYLHHLVRAGEILGAMLMTEHNIFFYQSLMAGMRAAIAGGAFTGFADDFIDRYKRGN; this is encoded by the coding sequence ATGTCCGACCCCCGTTTCGCCTTCTCCATCTCCGCGACCGACGGTTCCGCCCGGACCGGCGAAATCCGGATGCGGCGGGGCGAAATCCGCACGCCGGCCTTCATGCCGGTCGGGACGGCCGCAACGGTGAAGGCGATGAAACCCGCCGATGTTCGCGCTGCGGGCGCAGATATCATCCTCGGCAATACCTATCATCTGATGCTGCGGCCCGGAGCAGAGCGGATCGCGAAGCTCGGCGGCCTGCACAAGTTCATGGGCTGGGATCGGCCGATCCTGACGGATAGCGGCGGGTACCAAGTGATGAGTCTCTCCGAACTGACCAAGGTCAGCGAAGAGGGCGTCGCCTTTGCCAGCCATATCGACGGTTCGCGGCACATGCTCAGCCCCGAACGCTCGATGGAGGTCCAGACCCTGCTGGGTTCGGACATCGTCATGGCGTTCGACCAGCTCGTGAAGACTACCGACACACCCGACGCCCAGGCCGAGGCTATGGAGCGTTCGATGCGCTGGGCTAAACGGTCGCGGGACGCTTTCGATGCGATGGACAACCCCGGCGCGCTTTTCGGTATCCAGCAGGGCGGACTGGACGAAGCATTGCGCAGGGCATCCGCCGACGCGCTGATCGATATCGGTTTCGATGGTTATGCAGTCGGCGGCCTGGCGGTCGGGGAAGGGCAAGCGGCGATGTTCGGCTGTCTCGATTTCGCGCCTGCCCAGTTTCCGGAGGACAGGCCGCGCTATCTGATGGGCGTCGGCAAGCCGGACGATTTGGTCGGCGCGGTCGCGCGCGGCATCGACATGTTCGATTGCGTGCTGCCGACGCGGTCCGGCCGGACGGGCCAGGCATTCACCGCCGATGGGCCGATCAACATCAGAAACGCGCGGTTCGGCGAGGATACCGGGCCGCTCGATCCAGACTGCGCGTGCCCGGTCTGCGGCCAATGGTCGCGCGCCTATCTCCACCATCTCGTTCGCGCGGGCGAGATTTTGGGCGCGATGCTGATGACCGAGCATAATATCTTCTTCTACCAGTCGCTGATGGCGGGCATGCGCGCGGCGATCGCGGGCGGCGCTTTCACGGGCTTCGCGGACGATTTCATCGACCGCTACAAACGGGGAAACTGA
- the queA gene encoding tRNA preQ1(34) S-adenosylmethionine ribosyltransferase-isomerase QueA: MRVDLFDFALPEDRIALRPASPRDSARMLVVEGDAMRDRLARDLPDCLRAGDMLVFNDTRVIPAQLEGRRGPDVENGAKIGATLHKREGLRQWRAFIRNAKRVREGDRIDFGGDVAAIASDRGTDGSFLLSFEGDEPVELLLERAGTMPLPPYIAGKRPTDERDTEDYQTMFARQKGAVAAPTAALHFTPELIERLGAAGIEHVTLTLHVGAGTFLPVKAEDSDDHVMHAEWGRIDAAVADRLNAVRAAGGRIISVGTTSLRLLESAADADGTIRPFEGDTYIFITPGYRFRAIDGLMTNFHLPRSTLFMLVSALMGRERMLAAYAHGIEEGYRFYSYGDASLLIPG; the protein is encoded by the coding sequence GTGCGCGTCGATCTTTTCGATTTCGCGCTCCCCGAAGACCGCATAGCGCTCCGCCCGGCCAGTCCGCGCGACAGCGCGCGGATGCTGGTCGTCGAGGGCGATGCGATGCGGGACCGGCTGGCCCGGGACCTCCCCGACTGCTTGCGCGCCGGCGACATGCTGGTTTTCAACGACACCCGCGTCATCCCCGCGCAGCTCGAAGGCCGGCGCGGCCCTGATGTCGAAAACGGGGCGAAGATCGGCGCGACGCTCCACAAGCGCGAAGGGCTGCGCCAGTGGCGTGCCTTCATCCGCAACGCCAAGCGGGTGCGCGAGGGCGACCGGATCGATTTTGGCGGCGATGTCGCGGCGATCGCCTCGGATCGCGGAACGGACGGCAGCTTCCTCTTGAGCTTCGAAGGCGACGAGCCTGTCGAATTGCTGCTCGAACGCGCCGGCACGATGCCGCTGCCGCCCTATATCGCCGGAAAGCGGCCTACCGACGAGCGCGATACCGAGGACTATCAGACGATGTTCGCGCGGCAGAAGGGTGCGGTCGCCGCGCCGACCGCGGCGCTGCACTTCACGCCGGAGCTGATCGAACGGCTGGGCGCGGCCGGGATCGAGCATGTCACCCTCACGCTCCATGTCGGGGCGGGCACTTTCCTGCCGGTCAAGGCGGAGGACAGCGACGATCATGTCATGCATGCGGAATGGGGCCGGATCGACGCGGCCGTGGCGGATCGGCTCAACGCCGTGCGAGCCGCTGGCGGCCGGATCATTTCGGTCGGCACGACGAGCCTGCGCCTACTCGAAAGCGCGGCCGATGCGGACGGGACGATCCGCCCCTTCGAAGGCGACACCTATATCTTCATCACGCCGGGCTATCGGTTCCGGGCGATCGACGGCCTGATGACCAATTTCCACCTGCCGCGCTCGACGCTCTTCATGCTGGTCAGCGCGCTGATGGGCCGCGAGCGGATGCTTGCCGCCTATGCGCATGGGATCGAGGAGGGATATCGTTTCTACAGCTATGGGGATGCGAGCCTGTTGATTCCCGGCTAG
- the coaD gene encoding pantetheine-phosphate adenylyltransferase: MSANRVGVYPGTFDPITLGHMDIIRRGAKLVDTLIIGVTTNPSKSPMFTDEERLEMVKREVADCEGDIRVVHFNSLLMDFAEREGATVIVRGLRAVADFEYEFQMAGMNQQLNDDIETLFLMADVALQPIASRLVKEIAMYGGDIHKFVTPAVESDMKARVEKLGRKGE, encoded by the coding sequence ATGAGCGCCAACAGGGTAGGGGTGTATCCCGGGACGTTCGATCCGATCACGCTCGGCCATATGGACATCATTCGCCGGGGCGCGAAGCTCGTCGACACGCTCATCATCGGGGTGACGACCAATCCGAGCAAATCGCCGATGTTCACGGACGAAGAACGGCTCGAAATGGTGAAACGGGAGGTCGCCGATTGCGAGGGCGATATCCGCGTCGTGCATTTCAACTCGCTGCTGATGGATTTCGCCGAACGCGAGGGGGCGACCGTGATCGTCCGCGGCCTTCGAGCCGTTGCCGACTTCGAATATGAGTTCCAGATGGCCGGGATGAACCAGCAGCTCAACGACGATATCGAGACGCTGTTCCTGATGGCCGATGTGGCGCTGCAGCCGATCGCGTCGCGGCTGGTGAAGGAGATCGCGATGTATGGCGGCGATATCCACAAATTCGTGACACCGGCGGTGGAAAGCGACATGAAAGCCCGGGTCGAAAAGCTCGGCAGAAAAGGCGAATAG
- a CDS encoding peptidylprolyl isomerase: MRLKIFLFSLLAFAMGGAAHAQDENGVTDVTASPDITYASAATPAADPENTLLLDLSTGGRVTIRLRPDAAPNHVARIKTLTRQGFYNGIIFHRVIDGFMAQTGDPTGTGQGGSQLPDIGAEFTTLPHVRGTVSMARATDPNSANSQFYIMFMPNLGLDRNYTAFGRVTGGMQYVDAIPRGEPPANPALIIRASIAADDVPPPTAAEIAAMTQPAANDQAAALDAALGELAGETPQ; encoded by the coding sequence ATGCGTTTGAAAATATTCCTGTTTTCCCTGTTGGCCTTTGCGATGGGCGGGGCCGCCCATGCGCAGGACGAAAATGGCGTCACCGATGTTACTGCCAGCCCGGATATAACCTATGCGTCCGCGGCTACCCCGGCGGCCGATCCGGAAAATACGCTGCTGCTCGACCTGTCTACCGGTGGCCGCGTCACGATCCGTTTGCGGCCCGATGCCGCGCCCAACCATGTCGCGCGGATCAAGACGCTCACCCGGCAGGGTTTTTACAACGGCATTATCTTTCATCGCGTGATCGACGGTTTCATGGCGCAGACCGGCGATCCGACGGGGACAGGGCAAGGCGGTTCGCAATTGCCCGATATCGGCGCGGAATTCACGACATTGCCCCATGTTCGCGGGACGGTATCGATGGCCCGGGCCACCGATCCAAACAGTGCCAACAGCCAGTTCTACATCATGTTCATGCCCAATCTCGGCCTCGATCGTAACTATACGGCGTTCGGACGGGTGACGGGCGGCATGCAATATGTCGACGCGATTCCGCGCGGCGAACCGCCGGCCAACCCGGCGCTCATCATCCGGGCGTCGATCGCCGCCGACGATGTCCCGCCGCCGACGGCGGCCGAGATCGCCGCGATGACGCAACCGGCCGCCAACGACCAGGCCGCCGCGCTCGATGCGGCCCTTGGCGAACTGGCGGGCGAGACGCCGCAATAA
- a CDS encoding NAD-dependent succinate-semialdehyde dehydrogenase: MPTQVNPATGEEGETFPELSDDQIEAKLAKAAAAFRHWRNTEYKTRTDLLTQIANQYEQRRDELAAIITTEMGKPVKQARAEIEKCEKAFRFYAENGPHMLNPIERQLVSGRSVSRWLPQGPVLAVMPWNYPFWQVVRFMAPTIMAGNVGLLKHASSTPGCAAALEQVVLDAGGPEGLFQNMHISSSKVAGIIADERVVAVTITGSEGAGIKVAEAAGHNLKKVVLELGGSDPFIVMPSADVKKAAETAVTARLQNAGQSCICGKRMVVHEDVYDEFMEIFTEGVKTITIGDPADEGTQMGPLSSEGARDDIAEQLEKAIQSGANRIYGGDIPDKPGAWMTPAILTDIPEDAPVAREEFFGPVAMVFKVKDIDEAIDVANDIPFGLGSSAWTTDESEKERFIRDIEAGMTAINQMLASDPYAPFGGVKRSGHGRELGSHGLHEFMNLKNVMLPE; this comes from the coding sequence ATGCCTACGCAAGTCAATCCGGCCACCGGCGAAGAGGGCGAAACCTTCCCCGAATTGAGCGATGACCAGATTGAAGCGAAACTCGCAAAGGCTGCCGCCGCCTTCCGCCATTGGCGCAACACCGAATATAAAACGCGCACCGACCTGCTGACCCAGATCGCCAATCAATATGAGCAGCGGCGCGACGAACTGGCGGCGATCATCACCACGGAGATGGGCAAGCCCGTCAAACAGGCGCGCGCCGAGATCGAGAAATGCGAAAAGGCATTCCGCTTCTACGCCGAAAACGGCCCGCACATGCTCAACCCCATCGAACGGCAGCTGGTGAGCGGCCGCTCGGTGTCGCGCTGGCTTCCGCAGGGCCCGGTGCTGGCCGTAATGCCCTGGAACTATCCCTTCTGGCAGGTCGTGCGCTTCATGGCGCCGACGATCATGGCCGGCAATGTCGGGCTGCTGAAACACGCCAGCTCAACGCCGGGATGCGCGGCCGCGCTCGAGCAGGTCGTGCTCGATGCCGGCGGACCCGAAGGGCTGTTCCAGAATATGCATATCAGCTCCTCCAAGGTCGCCGGGATCATCGCGGACGAGCGGGTCGTGGCGGTGACGATCACCGGCAGCGAAGGCGCCGGGATCAAGGTCGCGGAGGCGGCCGGGCACAATCTCAAGAAAGTCGTGCTCGAGCTGGGCGGTTCGGATCCGTTCATCGTGATGCCGAGCGCGGACGTGAAGAAAGCCGCCGAAACCGCGGTGACGGCAAGGCTGCAAAATGCCGGGCAAAGCTGCATCTGCGGCAAGCGGATGGTCGTCCATGAGGATGTCTATGACGAGTTCATGGAAATCTTCACCGAGGGCGTGAAGACGATCACGATCGGCGATCCGGCGGACGAAGGTACGCAAATGGGCCCGCTCTCCAGCGAAGGCGCACGCGACGATATCGCCGAGCAGCTGGAAAAAGCAATCCAGTCCGGCGCTAACAGGATCTATGGCGGCGACATTCCCGACAAGCCCGGCGCCTGGATGACGCCCGCGATCCTCACCGATATTCCGGAAGACGCGCCAGTCGCCCGGGAAGAGTTTTTCGGACCGGTCGCCATGGTCTTCAAGGTCAAGGATATAGACGAGGCGATCGATGTCGCGAACGATATTCCCTTCGGACTCGGATCGAGCGCCTGGACGACGGACGAAAGCGAAAAAGAGCGCTTCATCCGCGATATCGAGGCCGGGATGACGGCGATCAACCAGATGCTCGCGTCCGATCCTTATGCGCCGTTCGGCGGCGTCAAGCGGTCGGGCCATGGCCGCGAACTGGGCTCGCACGGGCTGCACGAATTCATGAATCTCAAAAATGTGATGCTGCCCGAATGA
- a CDS encoding polyprenyl synthetase family protein, which produces MAKDVDILFDTWLKVPGDSRSKLYEAMRYAAIGGGKRLRPMLVVAACEVFNVDRDSAMRAGFAIECIHVYSLIHDDLPCMDDDDMRRGKPTVHKAFDEATAVLAGDCLLALAFEILGEKATHADPFVRAELMAALARASGPGGMGGGQMMDLEAEHRELDLPAVTRLQQLKTGALIGFCLEAACIMARIPPESRTHLRGYARDIGLAFQIADDLLDVTGDEEVTGKRVGKDAEAGKATFVSLLGVERARQQAEMLVEQAIDHLRDFGEEADMLRAIARFSIERTH; this is translated from the coding sequence ATGGCCAAGGATGTCGACATCCTGTTCGATACCTGGCTGAAGGTGCCCGGCGATTCGCGTTCAAAACTCTACGAAGCGATGCGCTATGCGGCCATCGGCGGCGGCAAGCGCCTGCGGCCGATGCTGGTCGTCGCTGCGTGCGAGGTGTTCAACGTCGACCGCGACAGCGCGATGCGCGCCGGTTTCGCGATCGAATGCATCCATGTCTATTCGCTGATCCATGACGATCTGCCGTGCATGGACGATGACGATATGCGGCGCGGCAAGCCGACGGTGCACAAGGCGTTCGACGAGGCGACGGCGGTGCTGGCGGGGGATTGCCTGCTCGCGCTGGCGTTCGAGATACTCGGCGAAAAAGCGACCCATGCCGATCCGTTCGTCCGCGCCGAACTGATGGCGGCGTTGGCCCGGGCCAGCGGCCCCGGAGGCATGGGCGGCGGCCAGATGATGGACCTGGAAGCCGAGCATCGCGAACTCGATCTTCCGGCCGTCACCCGGCTGCAGCAGCTCAAGACCGGGGCGCTGATCGGATTCTGCCTCGAAGCTGCGTGCATCATGGCCCGAATCCCGCCGGAGAGCCGCACGCATCTGCGCGGCTATGCGCGCGATATCGGCCTCGCATTCCAGATCGCCGACGATCTGCTCGACGTGACGGGCGACGAAGAAGTCACGGGCAAAAGGGTCGGCAAGGACGCCGAAGCCGGCAAGGCGACCTTCGTCTCGTTGCTCGGTGTGGAACGCGCGCGCCAGCAAGCGGAGATGCTCGTCGAACAGGCGATCGATCATTTGCGCGATTTCGGCGAGGAGGCCGATATGCTGCGCGCGATTGCCCGCTTCTCGATAGAAAGGACCCATTGA